The genomic region AGAGCGCCGCGGTACCCCTCCTCTTTGGGCGGGTGGGGGAGGCCCTCATCTTCCGGAGGGCGCCGCAAGAAGCTCGTAGAAACGCCGGATAGCGGCGACGCCCCTTTCCAGGTTGATCAGGTCCAGCTTCTCGTTGGGGGCGTGGAGGTTGTCGTCGGGGAGGCCGAGGCCCAGGAGGACGACGGGGGCGGAGAGGACCTCCTTTAGCTCCGCCACCACAGGGATCGTTCCCCCCTCCCGGGCGTAAACCGGGGGCCTTCCCCAGACCTCCTCCAAGGCCCGGGCCATGAGGCGCATGGGGGGGCTAAAGGGATCGGTGAGGAAGGGCTTGCCCCCGTGGAGCCTTCGGACCTCGAGGCGGTAGCCCGGGGGAGAGACCTCCCGCAGATAGGCCTCGGCCAACCCCGCCACCTCCTCGGGGTCCTGATCGGGCACGAGGCGCATGGAGAGCTTCATCCCGGCCTCAGCGGGGATCACCGTCTTGGACCCCTCCCCCTGGTAGCCTCCCCACACCCCGTTCGGGTCCAGGGTGGGCCGGGCCCAGAGCCTCTCCAGGACCGAGTACCCTTCTTCCCCGGGCAGGACCTCCACCCCGAGCTCCCGCTTCAAGGCCTCCTCATGGGGCTCGGGCCAGAGGGCCTTTTCCTCCTCGGGGACGGGGCGCACCTTCTCGTAGAAGCCGGGGATGAGAACCCTCCCCGTCCTTTCGTCCTTGAGGCGGGCAAGAAGCCACCCCAGGGCCTGAATGGGGTTCGGGGCCACCCCCCCGAAGGCCCCGGAGTGGAGGTCCCGCCGCGCCCCCTGGAGCCGCACCTCCAGGTAGCAAAGCCCCCGAAGGCCGTAGGTGAGGGTGGGGGTGTGGGGGGCGACCATGGCCCCGTCGGAGATGAGGACCAGGTCCGCCCGAAGCCTTTCCCGGTTGGCCCGCACGAAGGGGAGGAGATGGGGGCTCCCGACCTCCTCCTCTCCCTCCACCAGGAACTTCAGGTTCACTGGAGCCCCCTCCGCCGCCAGGAGGTGGGCGAAGAGCTGGCCCTTGTCGTCGGAGGCCCCACGGGCGTAGAGCCTCCCCTCCCGCACCGTGGGGGAGAAGGGCGGGGTATCCCAGAGCTCCAGAGGGTCCGGGGGCTGGACGTCGTAGTGGCCGTAAACGAGAACCGTGGGGGCCTTCTCGTCCACAAGGCGCTCGGCGTAAAGGATGGGGTGGAGGGGGGTCTCCTGGAGCTCGGTACGGAAGCCTAGGGCCTGCAGCCTTTCCTCAAGCCAAAGGCCCGCCCGGCGCACGTCCTCCTTGCGGGCGGGATCGGTGGAAACCGAGGGGATGGCGAGGAACTCCAAAAGGGGTTCGGGCACCTTCACAGGCCCATCCTACCCTCTTCCACCAGGGCTTTGCCCTCCTCCAGGAGGAGGAGCCTGAGCCGGGCCACCTCGGCCTCAAAGCGGGCCTGGAGGGCCTCGAGCTCGGTCCTCAACCGCATGATCTCCTCCACCCCCGCCAGGTTCACCCCCAGCTCCTGCGTCAACCGCCGAATCTCCCGCAACCTTTCAATGTCCCGCTCGGAGTAAAGCCGCGTCTTCCCCGAAGACCGCTTCGGCTTGATCAACCCCTTCCGCTCGTACAACCGAAGCGTCTGCGGGTGCATCTCCACCAGCTCCGCCGCCACGCTGATCACGTAGACGGGGCGGTCCTTGGGGGAAGGTTTGGCGGTCCCTCCGGGGGGAGGCAGGGCCTTG from Thermus islandicus DSM 21543 harbors:
- a CDS encoding dipeptidase, whose amino-acid sequence is MKVPEPLLEFLAIPSVSTDPARKEDVRRAGLWLEERLQALGFRTELQETPLHPILYAERLVDEKAPTVLVYGHYDVQPPDPLELWDTPPFSPTVREGRLYARGASDDKGQLFAHLLAAEGAPVNLKFLVEGEEEVGSPHLLPFVRANRERLRADLVLISDGAMVAPHTPTLTYGLRGLCYLEVRLQGARRDLHSGAFGGVAPNPIQALGWLLARLKDERTGRVLIPGFYEKVRPVPEEEKALWPEPHEEALKRELGVEVLPGEEGYSVLERLWARPTLDPNGVWGGYQGEGSKTVIPAEAGMKLSMRLVPDQDPEEVAGLAEAYLREVSPPGYRLEVRRLHGGKPFLTDPFSPPMRLMARALEEVWGRPPVYAREGGTIPVVAELKEVLSAPVVLLGLGLPDDNLHAPNEKLDLINLERGVAAIRRFYELLAAPSGR
- a CDS encoding heat shock protein transcriptional repressor HspR; the encoded protein is KALPPPGGTAKPSPKDRPVYVISVAAELVEMHPQTLRLYERKGLIKPKRSSGKTRLYSERDIERLREIRRLTQELGVNLAGVEEIMRLRTELEALQARFEAEVARLRLLLLEEGKALVEEGRMGL